A single window of Gemmatimonadota bacterium DNA harbors:
- the ureC gene encoding urease subunit alpha, with protein MSQIDRTAYVSMYGPTTGDRVQLGDTHLVVEVENDYTIYGDECKFGGGKVLRDGMGQATGVSQDRALDLVITNALVVDYTGIYKADIGIKDGRVAGIGKAGNPDIMSGVDPDLIVGVTTEVIAGEGHVLTAGALDVHVHFICPQQVEEAIASGITTMLGGGTGPATGTNATTCTPGAHHIRMMLESSDAFPLNFGFLGKGNSSLPQGLIEQIEGGACGLKLHEDWGTTPAAIDSCLSVADEYDVQVAIHTDTLNESGFVEQSCAAFKGRTIHTYHTEGAGGGHAPDIMRLCGEANVLPSSTNPTRPFTANTIDEHLDMLMVCHHLDKNIPEDVAFAESRIRQETIAAEDILHDMGALSIIASDSQAMGRVGEVICRTWQTAHKMREQRGALRGDRGHDNGRVKRYIAKYTINPAMAHGLSDYIGSVEVGKLADLVLWKPSFFGAKPEMVIKGGIIAYSQMGDPNASIPTPQPVYPRPMFGAYGNAVGSASLAFVSRISLDTVGSYDLSKSVVAVSNCRDIGKKDMKLNDFIPDIHIDPETYSVTVDGELLTCEAAEKLPLAQLYNLF; from the coding sequence ATGTCTCAGATTGATCGAACCGCTTATGTCAGTATGTACGGTCCCACGACGGGAGACCGCGTTCAATTGGGCGATACCCATCTCGTCGTTGAGGTGGAGAACGATTATACGATTTACGGCGATGAGTGCAAGTTTGGCGGGGGTAAGGTGCTGCGCGATGGTATGGGCCAGGCTACGGGTGTGTCGCAGGATAGGGCGCTGGATCTCGTTATTACGAATGCGCTTGTCGTTGATTATACGGGGATATACAAAGCGGATATTGGGATTAAAGACGGGCGTGTCGCCGGTATTGGCAAGGCGGGTAATCCCGATATTATGTCGGGTGTTGATCCGGATCTCATCGTGGGGGTTACGACCGAGGTTATTGCGGGTGAAGGTCATGTGCTCACTGCCGGCGCGCTCGATGTGCATGTTCACTTTATATGTCCTCAGCAAGTTGAGGAGGCGATTGCTTCGGGTATTACGACTATGCTGGGTGGTGGTACGGGTCCGGCGACGGGGACCAATGCTACGACGTGTACACCGGGGGCGCACCATATTCGCATGATGCTGGAGTCGAGTGATGCTTTTCCCCTCAATTTTGGGTTTTTGGGCAAGGGCAATTCTTCGCTTCCGCAGGGGCTTATTGAACAGATTGAAGGGGGTGCATGCGGGCTTAAACTCCACGAGGACTGGGGTACGACGCCTGCTGCTATTGATTCCTGTCTCTCGGTTGCCGATGAATACGATGTTCAGGTGGCGATTCATACCGATACGCTCAATGAGTCGGGTTTTGTGGAGCAGAGTTGTGCGGCTTTTAAGGGGCGCACGATTCACACGTATCACACCGAGGGTGCGGGTGGGGGACACGCGCCGGATATTATGCGTCTTTGTGGCGAGGCGAATGTTTTGCCTTCTTCTACCAATCCCACGCGGCCTTTTACGGCGAATACGATTGACGAGCATCTGGATATGCTTATGGTGTGTCATCATCTGGATAAGAATATACCCGAGGATGTGGCGTTTGCCGAGAGCCGTATCCGGCAGGAGACGATTGCGGCAGAAGATATTTTGCACGATATGGGAGCGCTGTCGATTATTGCATCGGATAGTCAGGCTATGGGGCGCGTGGGAGAGGTTATTTGTCGCACGTGGCAGACCGCCCATAAGATGCGCGAGCAGCGCGGTGCACTGCGCGGTGATCGGGGGCATGATAATGGGCGTGTGAAGCGGTATATCGCCAAGTACACGATTAATCCCGCGATGGCTCATGGTTTGAGCGATTATATCGGTTCGGTTGAGGTGGGCAAGCTCGCGGATCTGGTGCTCTGGAAGCCATCTTTTTTTGGTGCAAAACCCGAGATGGTGATTAAGGGAGGCATAATCGCATATTCGCAGATGGGCGATCCAAATGCTTCGATTCCCACGCCGCAACCCGTGTATCCGCGTCCGATGTTCGGCGCTTATGGCAATGCTGTGGGTTCTGCGTCTCTCGCTTTTGTCTCCAGGATTTCGCTGGATACGGTTGGGTCTTATGATCTGTCCAAGAGCGTTGTTGCGGTGTCCAATTGTCGGGATATTGGGAAGAAGGATATGAAGCTCAACGATTTTATTCCCGATATTCATATTGATCCGGAGACTTATAGCGTTACGGTCGATGGCGAGTTGCTCACCTGTGAGGCGGCGGAGAAATTGCCGCTGGCGCAGCTTTATAATTTGTTTTGA